One segment of Paenibacillus sp. FSL R7-0337 DNA contains the following:
- the yycH gene encoding two-component system activity regulator YycH has translation MKERIKSWMLVLLILGSLVESYYLIYRLPGSDSAVLSKTLYVKTDNMGPKEKVENLLYPDKMIIHMGGDKHTLFYPSSTFYNLIMNRLKGRSFESFQRRSVQDFDWDKIRSENPGIELSFGAGIPVTLLQRVMQISSDSLFEGESIDRIWIYNIKNDSKAHVIFFSTRGDIVYEAAKADLTVQDVQQHVDFGKNLTLYTAVNGEYYVPEADVPLVKVVMPASMYTIEQMQSNLFFDAGNTRYIPEKDGSKIYTDSKRSLQVDQEQNWMSYSDPAALPDGDSTPAKDALVAVEFVNNHGGWNGTYRLAATEESRQDRKVSFQQYYGAYPSGSYPIMSNPQLQYGVIHLELQQGTVSSYERSLMYTNEEKSEKTIVKLPGGELLKQRLAQIGSSLRIIELTPAYMPALAGEKLQLHPVWRVTLSDGSELTLN, from the coding sequence GTGAAGGAGAGAATCAAGTCATGGATGCTGGTCTTGCTTATACTCGGAAGTCTCGTGGAGAGCTATTATCTGATCTACAGGCTGCCCGGCAGCGACTCGGCAGTGTTGTCGAAGACCTTATATGTGAAGACGGATAATATGGGGCCGAAGGAAAAGGTGGAGAACCTGCTCTACCCCGATAAAATGATTATTCATATGGGCGGAGACAAGCATACACTGTTCTACCCCAGCTCCACTTTCTATAACCTGATTATGAACCGCCTGAAGGGCCGCAGTTTCGAGAGCTTCCAGCGGCGGTCCGTACAGGATTTCGACTGGGACAAGATCCGAAGTGAGAATCCGGGCATTGAGCTGTCGTTCGGGGCAGGCATTCCGGTAACGCTGCTGCAGCGGGTTATGCAGATCTCGTCGGATTCGCTGTTCGAGGGGGAGAGCATTGACCGGATCTGGATCTACAATATCAAAAATGACTCCAAAGCCCATGTTATCTTCTTCAGCACACGCGGGGATATTGTGTACGAGGCGGCTAAGGCTGATCTTACGGTCCAGGATGTGCAGCAGCATGTGGACTTCGGTAAGAATCTGACGCTGTATACAGCCGTAAACGGTGAGTATTATGTCCCTGAGGCGGATGTTCCGCTGGTTAAAGTTGTGATGCCTGCGAGTATGTATACCATTGAGCAAATGCAAAGCAATCTGTTCTTCGATGCAGGCAATACAAGGTATATTCCTGAGAAGGACGGCTCCAAAATCTATACTGACAGCAAACGCAGCCTGCAGGTGGACCAGGAGCAGAACTGGATGAGTTATAGTGATCCTGCAGCACTTCCGGACGGGGACAGCACACCGGCGAAGGATGCACTGGTGGCGGTGGAATTTGTCAATAACCATGGCGGCTGGAACGGAACCTACAGGCTGGCTGCTACGGAGGAGAGCCGGCAGGACCGCAAGGTTTCTTTTCAGCAATATTATGGTGCTTATCCGTCCGGCTCCTATCCGATTATGAGCAATCCGCAGCTTCAGTATGGCGTAATCCATCTGGAGCTCCAGCAGGGAACGGTCTCTTCCTATGAGCGCTCCCTGATGTACACGAATGAGGAAAAGTCTGAAAAGACCATTGTTAAGCTGCCCGGCGGCGAACTGCTGAAGCAGCGGCTGGCGCAGATCGGCAGCTCCTTGCGGATCATTGAGCTTACGCCTGCCTATATGCCTGCGCTGGCCGGGGAGAAGCTGCAGCTTCATCCGGTCTGGCGGGTTACACTCAGTGACGGCAGTGAGCTTACATTGAATTAG
- the yycI gene encoding two-component system regulatory protein YycI has product MDWGRAKSVLIYAFLVLNLLLCYQLWIDVRDQVSAGLDFTSLSAETKAVMEEKNIRLLCPIPAGTPQLPDITYRYSAEEQNELPVKLKEPVDSKLMYSSFSELSNLLKGQIPDIANYRFDSQESEVGKFVLHPLVDNKWSLFRVRLELINSDQKIVAYRWPKIEIAASRSEDLQKVLPASQALSSLIEKYFPADAAVKEIELGYYGELFNSESQVASPMWRFILEDGSAYYMDAISADIISPKTTE; this is encoded by the coding sequence ATGGACTGGGGAAGGGCTAAGAGTGTATTGATATATGCCTTTCTGGTGCTGAATCTGCTGCTGTGCTATCAGCTATGGATTGATGTGCGTGATCAGGTCAGCGCTGGACTTGACTTCACTTCCCTGTCTGCTGAGACTAAGGCGGTGATGGAAGAGAAGAACATCAGGCTGCTGTGCCCGATTCCGGCTGGCACTCCACAGCTGCCTGATATCACGTACCGTTATTCGGCCGAAGAGCAGAATGAACTGCCTGTGAAGCTTAAGGAGCCGGTCGACAGCAAGCTGATGTACTCCTCGTTCTCGGAGCTTAGCAATCTGCTGAAGGGCCAGATTCCCGACATTGCCAATTACCGGTTCGATTCACAGGAGAGCGAGGTTGGCAAGTTCGTCCTGCATCCGCTGGTGGATAACAAGTGGTCTCTGTTCAGAGTGAGGCTGGAGCTGATCAACAGTGACCAGAAGATTGTGGCCTACCGCTGGCCGAAGATTGAGATCGCAGCCAGCCGGAGCGAGGATCTGCAGAAGGTTCTCCCGGCATCGCAGGCGCTTAGCAGTCTGATCGAGAAGTATTTTCCTGCGGATGCCGCAGTGAAGGAGATTGAGCTGGGCTATTATGGTGAGCTGTTCAACTCCGAGAGCCAGGTGGCTTCGCCGATGTGGCGGTTCATCTTGGAGGACGGCAGCGCCTACTATATGGATGCGATCAGTGCGGACATTATCAGTCCGAAGACAACAGAGTAG